In Panicum virgatum strain AP13 chromosome 5K, P.virgatum_v5, whole genome shotgun sequence, the genomic window TACTACTTTCCCGTTGAACATTTTATCTGTTCACACAATCATACAAATTCTGTTTATTAAGCTCTAAACTACATACTTATATAATCATCAGTGTagttgtttttttagaaaacagGGATCACCGTGGCTTTTATAGAAAGCATATAAAGGTACACGAGATAGGTGTAGTTGTTTCACAGCTCAGCATGATCATCATGATCAGAGATTCTTCAGCTTGACCTGAGCACCATGCTCAGGGTGCAGGGTTATCACGGTGTATGGTGCGTGGGTGTAGGACGGAGAGAGCTCAAAGGAGAAGCGCTGGAGAATGGTGCACAGCGCCATTTTCGCTTcaagtaatgcaaaattttGGCCGATGCAGATCCTGGGTCCCCAtccgaatggaaagaaggcgGTGTGGTACTTGGTGGCATTAGAGATGCCCTCGGAAAACCTCTCCGGGTTGAACTCATTTGCATCTTTTCCCCAGATGGTGGGATCACGGTGAATGGACAGAACAGGCAGCAGAAGGTTTACTCCAGCAGGGTATTTGATGCCACCGAGCTCCATTTCCTTGCAAGTTCTTCTGTTTAGAAAGATTACTGGTGGGTACAACCTAAGGACTTCGTATAGAATCATTGTTACCTGTAGAAGCAAATCTGAAGGTCAAGATCACTAATCCAAATATACAGTACGGAAAACAGCAGGTACCCTGTTTTTCCTCTGAAAGGTTCCTTCAAGATCATGTCTAGGTCTGCTCCAGCATTCTCAGTCTATTCACTTAGTCAGCCATGATTCAAGGTACTAATGTTATATTTTTTGAAAGAAGCTAGGTGATAATGTTACCATTGCTAAGAAGCCTAAGATGCAAGCCCTTGTAATATTGAACCAGTAATAATTTTCCACAGAATCACGTGATGATGATCATTAGTTCAATGAAAGGAAAAGATAATATTTCAAAATTATAATCAAATCCTTCTATTACTTTGCTTCACTCTAAACAAGTAATGAAATTTACTAATGTCTTCAATGCCCTAAACTTTGTGTATAATTTCACGATAAAAGTGCACTGATCTCATACTTACAATCTTCAGGCGGCTCAACCTATCAAAATATTCTTGAACGGAGAAAGCTAACTTCCTATACTGGAACTGATATGGGGTCTTAAAATATGGATAGGAGTAACAAAGAGAATTTTTTGCAGGAACATGTAGATGTCTGACTAATACCCAGCTACGCAATTTATTCCTCATGAACAAAAGTTTTGCTACTGTTGGAGGGGAAGAACGAACCAATAGCCAGGGATAAACATTGTTTGGAAAGACTGTATAAGGCGTTGAGCTTGCTCTCCTTGCAGCTGGAAAATTCTCCTACACTCCAGATAGTTGCTACCAAACGCGGTTCTTGAGATGGCATCTCCAGTAAGATTCTGGAACTCAGGCCACACCTCAATCTCAGAAGACCCCTCATGCGACATTGAATTTTCCCATCTTGTAATCATTTCGACACAACAGATATAAAATACCGGCAACATCCGCTGTGAAGGACACATCATTGTTAGTATAGATATTATCAAATATGTAACTTGCAAAACTGAGAAAAATAAAGTCATGAGAGTAAGATTCAAATAACCTTTATTTTCTCATGGTGAAAAGCAGGATTGAGGATCCTCCTGTGCTTTGCCCATTTCTCTCCTTCGTGATAAAAAAGCCCGTTGGATATCAACTTCCAGACACGAGCTGTCTTCGGTTTGCCAAAGTGGCCAAACTTACAAGACAAAATCTCTCTCACTAACTCCGGGTCAGGAATCATCATCCTTGGCGTCGGGCCAAACCAAGAGAATGACAATTTCCCTGCATTTGAGGTTTGAATTAACCTCATAAATAAGAAGACCAACAAACTGCATCGAAATCATTTTCTGACACTAAAGCTGCCACACCCCTTTTGTTTTCTAGAGAAAAGGGGGAAATAAACTGACAGTCACACGGGAAGTCTTATTCAAAGGCGTGCTCTAATTTGATAATTGTTCTTGTCAAATACACCCAGACAGAGACATCTACTATCTCCAGACTAGAACCGCACCGGAAGTGGGATGTGCGCTCCTGACGCTCCCGGCGCTGTCGCAGGCGGCacaccctgcgccgccggcgagacGCCCGGCGATCCCTTCTCCCTGCCCTACCCTCGCATCTTCTCCTCCCATGCACCTCTCCtaacccaccccagccaccctCACCCCCTGCTTCATCCCCCTCGGAGCGACCGTTCCGCTCCCTCGCCGTTCCAGGCGTCGTGGAGGTTGCCGACGGCGCTCCTCCACGGGGCCAGCCCCGAGCggctgcgccgctgccgtggcCCATCACCAACAAACAACCTGGCCGGGTGCTTCTGCTTCCACGCGCGGAAACCGCGCCAGCCTTCGCTCCGATTTCCACGTGCAGTCGAAACCGGCGCCCCGACCCGCCAGCTCTCTGCACCCAGGTGTGTCCTTCTgtgaacttgttcttcggcaTTTCCATATGCTCGTTGTTACGGCTCCCGTGGGATCCCCCACGCTTCCTGGGGATACTTCCGTGCAGACACGGACTCCTCTCCCCCTTCTTCTGTGCAAGTTCAGAACGCGCTCAACTTCTGCTTCTCCAGGCCGTTTCACCGTTTCGCCGTGAGTCATATTGCCGGAGATGTCTTTTCGGCCCGGGCTGTCAACAAAAACTTGGCCTCCTTTATTGTCTCCCGTGGCTTCTGCTGCGTGGGTGATGTCTCCCTCCTTCTCTTCCCCTCCTTggactccgccatggccgcaagCAAGAACAGGTTCCTTGGGCGTGAGGCTGACGTCACTTGCGAAATTCAAAAACCGGCTGCCGCTGATGACCCCCCCGGCTTTCAAAAGCCTCCGCCGGGAGAATGGGCCTCAGCAGGGGCAGACGTTAGCGGGCCGGTGTCGGCCTATCAGGCCTGCGAACAGGCAGTGGCTGCCCGCATTCACTCCCCTACCTGCCCGCCGCCTGCTCGGCCGTTCGCCGCCATTGATGCGGTTGCCGGCCCCCACGCAATCCCGGAAGTCCGCTCCGCTCCCGATCGCTCCTCCCTCGGGACTCCCTACTCCCCTGCTATGCATTCAACCCCCGGAGTGGAGCCGTCACCTCGCGCCCCGATCAGAAATCCCCCTCCCGCCGCTCCTGCCACTTCCgctgcgcccgccgcgccgggcgGATGTCACTCGCCGCACGACCTCATCGCCTCGTCGGAAAATTCCTGCTCCGGTCAAAAGCAGAGTCCTGGAGCTGTACGGCCATACCTCCTTGCCTTGCTCTCCTCCGCGCCGGTGCCTATAAAAACCGCGGATGGCTGGAGGCTTCGACGTGCTCGCTCGCTTCCCTCGCCACACACTCAGTGCTTTCGGTGCCTTGCTACCGACCACCTCGTCGAGGCGTGCCGGGACCCGGTCCGGTGCCGCCAGTGTCTCCGCTACGGCCACCGCAGCTCGACGTGCTCGATGGCCGGCCAGGCCTCCCTCTGGGCGCGGGTCGCGAGGAGGGCTGCGCTCTCCTCCAGCGACGACTCGCCATCGCCACCCCGCCTTAGAGCGCCTGCGCCCCCCGGTGAATTCCCGCTTGGGGGTGCGTTGGTCCGGCGGTCTCCGACGCTCGACATGTAGTCAGCGAACCCGGGCGTCCTCCATCCTTCTCCAGCCACCcactcccgctcccgctccccctGGCGCTTGCCGGGAACACCGTCATGTTCCCACTGTCCGGTTTGCAGATGTCCCCCTTTCTCCTGCCGCCGAATCCGTTCCCCTCCCCGCGCCCATGCTTAGTGTTCCGCCACCCCTTTCCCCTCCACTCATGCTGCTCCACCAGGTGGCACTGCCCTCGCCGGAGGCAACTTTGCTGAGGTCCACATGCCCCATGTGGACATGGAGCCCTGCTGGCGCCTCGCCTACGCTTTCATCGAGCCTGAGTGCGCTGACCCAGGGCTCTTCATCCGCACTGCCCTGGAACAGCGTGGCGGCGACCCTCCCATCCGGCTGGCTGCCTCCTCCTATGGCTCCATGATGGTGGTCTTCCGCCACCCCTTCTTCAGAGAGGAGGTGCTGCGGCGTGGCCCGCTCCTCTCTGGCGGGAGCGTCCTCCGCCTGGTcccgcacgaggaggcgggcttccgcTTTGTCTGCCGGTACCGCCACCTCGTGGTGCTCGCCGCGACAAACTTCCCCCCGGAGCACTGGACCAAGGCATGCATCACGCGTGCTTTTCAGGTCTACGAGCATGTATGCTGCGTCGACAAGGAGTGCATCAAGAAAGTGGGCGACCGCCCGCCTGGCAGCGACTGCGGCGCGGACATCGCGGACTACTCCGCCGTCCGGGTGCTTGTCCTCCTTGATGACGATCGCCTCATCAAGCCGTTTCTGGTGGTCCGGAATCTTGGTGGCGGCCTCGCGGGCATCGCTAAGGTGCACGTCGTCCGCTTCTGGTCGCACCCCGATGGAGCCCCTCTCCCCAACGAGGACTGCTTCTCCGACTGGGGGGACGACGACGTCGTGCCCTCCCCCGAGCAAGCGCGCCCCGCGCGTTTCGACCCGCTCGGGAACTGGTCTGCTGGGCTACGGGGTGGCAGTGGGCCGCCGCGTTCTGGTGCTACtgggccgccccccccccccccggcctgTTGGCAGGCCCCGTGCACTTGGGCCGCAGCTCTACCCTTTGGTGCCGCTCTGGACTTTCGTGGCTGGCGCCCTCTCTGTGCTCGGCCGTGCCTTGTCACTGGCTGGGCTCACACGGATCGTGATCCGGGAGCTCGCGGTGCCTGCTCGCATGCCGACTCCTCCACCTCCTGCCCTGCCGGCTGGTGCACCCGCTGGCGGGACTGACCTCGTCCGTCGCACTCCCTCCACCACTCCCTTCCTCGACGACCtgctggcggaggaggagcacgaGGTCAGTGTCTgtcgccgccgtgctcgccgcAAGCGGGCTCATGACAGCGCGGCCAAGACGCGCCGCCAtagcctccgcctcgccgccaagGAGGACCCGCTCTACGTCGACGCCACTTCCAAGGCAACTCGCGTCAAGGCGGCCAAACTAGATCTTGCGCATGCCTCCACACGCATGCGGGAGGCGCTCGCTCAGTCCGGGTTCTCGAGcgccctccgcctcgccgcatCTCCTCCAACAAGCTGCGCTGCGTCGGGCGTGTGTGCGGCCTCCCTGACCtctccgacgacgaggaggtgGCCGAGGTGGCCTGATGCTGTGTGTAGTCAATAATTCGTGCTGTGAACACCCTGCTAGAGGGTGCTCCCCCGTCCGGTGTGATCCTGTCCTTCATGTCCGGGCTGCTCCTCCTCTGCTGTGTGAGCATGTGAGTACTTGGCCTGATGTTTTGTTCGGCCCCCCTGTGCTAGGTCGTGAGCGTATGGCGGTTTGTTCTGTGTGGTTGGGGTCCCGGCTTGGTGGCGGCCGGCGTAACTTGTATGCCTCATGTTTGTCTCGTGAACTCAGTTATGTGTTGTGCTTGTGTTGTGCGTTCCGTtctactttgttcatgttcctGTTCTTTGGTGCCCCTCACGTTCCCCATGAATAAGAACCTCTCTATCTGCTCGTGGAATGTTCGTGGACTTGGCCATGTTTCCCGTCGGGACGATGTGCTCGCTGAGCTCATCTCTGTTCGGCCCACTATTGCGGCGCTTCAGGAAACCAAGCTCCCGTCCCTCGCGGTGCAACGTCTGACGTCCTTTCTCCCTAGCCGGCTGCGGCACTGCGTGGCTTGTGATTCCACCGGTGCGTCGGGCGGGATCCTCACTGCTTGGGACGATGATACTTGCTGCCTCCTTGCCTCTAGTGCTGAGCAATTTACCCTCACCACCAGATTCCTCCTCGCGCAGGACACAACTGAGTTTACTTTCACGAATGTCTACGCTCCTGCAAACCACGAGGACAAGCAAAGCTTCTTTTCTAAACTTGCTGCTATTGCTACCTCCATGAATGGCCCCTGGGTGGTGATGGGGGATTTCAACCTCACTCATGAACCTGGTGACAAAAACAACGATCATTTCAACTTTACCGAGGCAAATGAGTTTAACGAGTTAATCAACTCCCTCGACCTAATTGAAATCCCGCTGATTGACCGGGCTTACACATGGAGCAACAAACGAGACGAGCCTACTCTGGTATGCCTCGATAGGTGTTTCGTCAACGTAGATTGGGATGCAATCTTCCCTAACACCACCCTCTCCTCTCTGACATGCTTCTGCTCGGACCATGTTCCTCTTCTCCTCATTGCTAGCACCAAAATCCCTCGTAGTGCTTGCTTCCGGCTTGAGAATTCTTGGCTCCTCCACCAAAACTTCCGTGCGATCATCCACGATGTGCTTGCGCGACCTGCGCGTGGAGGAAGCAGCAAGGTTTTCGTCCAAAAACTCAAGCATTGCCGCGGTGCTTGTCACTCTTGGGCAAAA contains:
- the LOC120707489 gene encoding cytochrome P450 72A14-like codes for the protein MRNKLRSWVLVRHLHVPAKNSLCYSYPYFKTPYQFQYRKLAFSVQEYFDRLSRLKIVTMILYEVLRLYPPVIFLNRRTCKEMELGGIKYPAGVNLLLPVLSIHRDPTIWGKDANEFNPERFSEGISNATKYHTAFFPFGWGPRICIGQNFALLEAKMALCTILQRFSFELSPSYTHAPYTVITLHPEHGAQVKLKNL
- the LOC120707488 gene encoding cytochrome P450 72A225-like, with the protein product MATRALLALREACPWRTLAGAAAAAALLWLVAWSLEWAWWTPRRLDRALRAQGLRGTRYRLFTGDVREDARRSREARTKPLPLGCHDIVPRVQPMFHDLVKENGKLSFSWFGPTPRMMIPDPELVREILSCKFGHFGKPKTARVWKLISNGLFYHEGEKWAKHRRILNPAFHHEKIKRMLPVFYICCVEMITRWENSMSHEGSSEIEVWPEFQNLTGDAISRTAFGSNYLECRRIFQLQGEQAQRLIQSFQTMFIPGYWFVLPLQQ